In Desulfomicrobium apsheronum, the DNA window CAGGCTCGCGTTGATGGGACCGCCCGCATCGGGGAAAAGCCGCAGGCCGAGGAGCTTCTGCATGAATTTGTTCCAGACGGGTCCGCCGGCCATGTCCGGATCGTCGTTGCCGCCGAAGCCGAGCAGCACGACGATGCCCGGTCCGATCTCGCCCAAGGTGCGGCCCTGGACACGGACGCAAGCCGAGCGCACCCGCTGCAGAACCGCCCGCATCAGACCGATCCTTCGGAGTAATAGGCCCTTGAACTCGCTTTTTCCGAGACCATGACCTCGGCCAGACGGACCGGATACGGGGCCAGCAGATCCTTCATGCGCCGGAACACGAAGCGGGCCAGCAGCTCGGAAGATGGGTTCTGCTCGGCAAAATCCGGCAGGTCGTTCAGATGCCTGTGGTCGAGCTCGTCGGTGACCTCCTTCAGTAAACGCTTGAGCGCCTTGAAATCCATGAGGATGCCGAGCCTTTGGTCGAGGCTCTCTCCGACCACATCGACCTCCACCGTGAAATTGTGGCCGTGCATGTTCTCGCACTTGCCCTCGTAATGCCGCAGCTGATGCGATGAGCTGAAATCCGAGCTCACCCGAAGCCGCCATTGTCCTTGTGTCATGCACTCTCCCTTTAGGTTCGGATCAATCGCCACTGTTCGAATTCCCGCCAAAATTCCGGACACGGCGCCACCATGAAATCCGGCCCGAACTGCAGGCGGCACACGTATTCCCCGCGACCAAGATCGACCTGCACCGGGGCCTGCCCCGGGTAACGCGTGACGATCTCGCCCAGCCCGGCCCAGTCGGGGTCCTGTCCATCGGCGCGCACGAAAAGGACCACCGGCTCCGTGCCCGACCCGACCACCTCCGAAAGGAGCTTGAAGGATTCGGCCAGGATCTTGGCTTTCTTGGGCCCGTCCTCGCTCTCCTCGTTCATGGAGTCGCGCTTGGCCACCACGCCGGTCATGAGCAGGGGCTCTTCGCAGGCCAACAGCTCGCGGTAGGTCACGTACGGCTCCGAAAAGACGATGGCCTCGCCCGAGCCGCTGAGATCCTCAATGCCGCAAAAGGCCATGCGGTCGCCCTTCTTGGTGTTGATGGTCTTCATCGAGGTGACCAGAACCGGCACCTGCACGGGCGATTTTTCGGTGAGGTCCGCGCACTGGGCCAGGGTCGGGTAGCCCAGCCGCCTGATCTCCTGGCGGAAGGGTTGCAACGGATGACCGATGAGGAAAAACCCGAAGGCCTCCTTTTCCATGCGGCATTTCTCGTCGTCCCCGAATTCCGGCAGGGCGGCCTCTTCATCCTCGATGCCGAGCCCCGTCAGATTGCAGGTGTTCTCCTCGACCATGCCCATGAACGAGAGCTGGCCGGAAGTTTTGCGCTTGGCCCGTTTCTGGGCCATGGCCTGGACCTTGTCCATTCCTTCCAGGAGCGCCCTGCGCGAGCACCCGAAGCTGTCCATGGCTCCCGACTTGACGAGAGAATCGAGCACCCGTTTGTTGACCTTGCGCAGGTTCACGCGCTGGCAGAAATCGAGCAGGCTGGTAAAATCCCCGCCCTTTTCCCGTTCCTCCACGATGGACTCGACTGCCCCCTCACCCACGCCCTTGATGCCGGAGAGGCCGTAGCGGATGGATTCGCCCTCGACGGTGAACTCGTTGTAGCTGCGGTTCACGTCCGGGGGCAGAACCTCGATATCCATGTCCCGGCAGGCGCTGACATGGGCCAGGATCTTGTCGGTGTTGGACACTTCCGAGGTGACGATGGCGGCCATGAACTCGGCCGGGTAATGGGCCTTCACGTAGGCCGTCTGGTAAGAGATGACGGCATAGGCGGCGCTGTGGGACTTGTTGAACCCGTAACCCGCGAACTTCTCCATGAGGTCGAAGATATACTCCGCCGCCTCCTGGGAAATGTTGTTCTCGCGCGCGCCGTCCAGAAAGCGCACCCGCTGCTTGGCCATCTCCGCCGGGTCCTTTTTACCCATGGCCCGGCGCAGGTTGTCGCCTTCGCCGAGAGAATACTTGGCCAGGTCCGAGGCGATCTTCATGACCTGTTCCTGGTAGAGAATGACGCCGTAGGTATCCTCCAGGATGGGGTGGACCACAGGGGCCAGCTCCTCGAATTCGTACTCGACCTTGCGCAGGCCGTGCTTGCGGCCGATGAAGTCGTCGACCATGCCCGACTCCAGGGGACCAGGCCGGTACAGGGCCAGAAGCGCGATGATGTCCTCGAAGCAGGAGGGCTTAAGCCCCCTGAGCACCCGACGCATGCCGTCGGATTCCAGCTGAAACACGCCGTCCGTCTCGCCCCGGCACAAAAGTTCGAAGGTCTGCGGGTCGTCGAGGGGCAGCTTCTCCAGGATCGGCACGGGCTTGTTGTTCTTGCGGATGAGCTTCAGGGCGTCATCGATGACGGTCAGGGTCTTGAGGCCCAGGAAGTCGAACTTGATGAGGCCGATGAGCTCGACCTTCTTCATATCGAGCTGGGTCACGACCTCGCCGTTCTTGCCCTTGTGCAGCGGCAGATACTCGACCATGGGCTTCTGGGAGATGACGATGCCGGCGGCGTGGATGGACGAGTGCCGGGCCAACCCCTCAAGACGGCGGGCCACGTCATAGAGCTTGCGGTACTGCGGATCGCTGTCGATGAGCTTGCGCAGCTCCGGCTCCTCGTCCAGAGCCTTGGTCAGAGTCATCTTCAGGTCGTCGGGGATGAGCTTGGCGATGCGGTCGGCGTCCTTGAGGCTGACATCAAGGGCCCTGGCCACGTCGCGGATGGCGCCCTTGGCCTTCATGGTCCCGAAGGCCACAATCTGGGCTACGTGATCGGCTCCGTACTTTTCCGAAACGTAGCGAATGACCTCGTCGCGCCGGTTGTAGCAGAAGTCCACGTCGATATCGGGCATGGACGCACGTTCCACATTCAAAAAACGCTCGAAGAAGAGCGCGTAGCGAATGGGGTCGAGATCCGTGATCCTGAGCGCATACGAGACCAGCGATCCGGCGGCCGAACCTCGACCGGGTCCGACGGGGATGTTCTTCGATTTCGCCCAGTTAATGAAGTCCTGTACGATCAGGAAGTAGGCCGGAAAACCCTTCTCGATGATGACGCTGAGTTCGAGCTCAAGGCGATCGCGATAAGCGGCCTCGTCCACCTCGTAGGGCAGGGCGGCGATGCGCTCCTTCAGCCCCTCCTCGGACAATCGGCGGAACTCGTCATCCAGGCTCGAACCTTCGGGAACGTCGTAGACCGGGAAGAAATGCTGCTTGAGCTTCAGCTCCACCTCGCACATGTCCGCGATGCGGCCCGCGTTTTCCACGGCCTCGGGACAATGGGCGAAAGCGGCCTCCATCTCTTCGGGGGCCTTGTAGTAAAATTCGTTGGTATCGAAGCGGAGCCGCTGCTTTTCCGAGGCGATCTTGCCCGTGCCCACGCACAGAAGGATGTCGTGGGCCTCGTAGTCATCCTTGTTCAGGTAGTGGCAGTCGTTGGTGGCGACCAGCGGCAGGCCGGTCTCTTTGGCCAGTTCCATGAGCCTGTCGTTGACGACCTCCTGCTCTTTCAAGCCATTGGACTGCAACTCCAGATAAAACCGATCCGGAAATATCTCCATGTATTCGCGCGCTTTCAGGATGGCGCTGTCGAAGGTCCCGTGGCGCAGGGCATAGGGAACTTCGCCCTGCAGGCAGGCGGACAGGCAGACGATGCCCTCGGAATGGGCGCGCAACAGCTTCTTGTCCACGCGCGGCTTGTAATAGAAGCCCTGCAGAAAACCGGCGGACACGATCTTGACCAGATTGTGGTAGCCGACCAGATTCTGGGCCAGAAGTACCAAGTGGAAGCGCTTCTTGTTCTCCCGCTCGAACATGTCGTCGGCGACATAGACTTCGCTGCCGATGATGGGCTTTATGCCGTGCTTCTTGGCTTCGAGATAAAAGGGCACGGAACCGAAGAGATTGCCGTGATCGGTGATGGCGGCCGAAGAAAAGCCGAAATCAACGGCCCGGGCGCACAGGTCCCGTAGGCGAATGGCGCCGTCCAGGAGGCTGTACTCGGAATGGCAATGCAGATGGGTGAAACCGCTCATGATGCTCTCGGGAAAAAGGGAATTCCAAAAATCGGGGAAATGGAGACTAGAAAAGGCGCGGCTGAATTGCAAGCCGCGCTTCAAAGCAGAACGCCCGGACAGGCCGGGCGTTCTGGAATTACGTCGGAATCAGAGAATCACAGCTTGCCACCGACCAGCTTGATCAGACGCAGCAACTGGTTGGTGAAACCGGCCTCGTTGTCGTACCAGACGATGATCTTGACCATGGTTCCGTTCATGACCGAGGTGCACAGGCCATCAACCACGCCGCCGTAGATGCTGCCGACGTAGTCCATGGAAACGAGCGGCACCTCCGTGTAGCCCATGGCTCCGCCCTCGGGACCGCTGGCCGCAGCCTTCAGGA includes these proteins:
- the queD gene encoding 6-carboxytetrahydropterin synthase QueD; translation: MTQGQWRLRVSSDFSSSHQLRHYEGKCENMHGHNFTVEVDVVGESLDQRLGILMDFKALKRLLKEVTDELDHRHLNDLPDFAEQNPSSELLARFVFRRMKDLLAPYPVRLAEVMVSEKASSRAYYSEGSV
- the dnaE gene encoding DNA polymerase III subunit alpha, which gives rise to MSGFTHLHCHSEYSLLDGAIRLRDLCARAVDFGFSSAAITDHGNLFGSVPFYLEAKKHGIKPIIGSEVYVADDMFERENKKRFHLVLLAQNLVGYHNLVKIVSAGFLQGFYYKPRVDKKLLRAHSEGIVCLSACLQGEVPYALRHGTFDSAILKAREYMEIFPDRFYLELQSNGLKEQEVVNDRLMELAKETGLPLVATNDCHYLNKDDYEAHDILLCVGTGKIASEKQRLRFDTNEFYYKAPEEMEAAFAHCPEAVENAGRIADMCEVELKLKQHFFPVYDVPEGSSLDDEFRRLSEEGLKERIAALPYEVDEAAYRDRLELELSVIIEKGFPAYFLIVQDFINWAKSKNIPVGPGRGSAAGSLVSYALRITDLDPIRYALFFERFLNVERASMPDIDVDFCYNRRDEVIRYVSEKYGADHVAQIVAFGTMKAKGAIRDVARALDVSLKDADRIAKLIPDDLKMTLTKALDEEPELRKLIDSDPQYRKLYDVARRLEGLARHSSIHAAGIVISQKPMVEYLPLHKGKNGEVVTQLDMKKVELIGLIKFDFLGLKTLTVIDDALKLIRKNNKPVPILEKLPLDDPQTFELLCRGETDGVFQLESDGMRRVLRGLKPSCFEDIIALLALYRPGPLESGMVDDFIGRKHGLRKVEYEFEELAPVVHPILEDTYGVILYQEQVMKIASDLAKYSLGEGDNLRRAMGKKDPAEMAKQRVRFLDGARENNISQEAAEYIFDLMEKFAGYGFNKSHSAAYAVISYQTAYVKAHYPAEFMAAIVTSEVSNTDKILAHVSACRDMDIEVLPPDVNRSYNEFTVEGESIRYGLSGIKGVGEGAVESIVEEREKGGDFTSLLDFCQRVNLRKVNKRVLDSLVKSGAMDSFGCSRRALLEGMDKVQAMAQKRAKRKTSGQLSFMGMVEENTCNLTGLGIEDEEAALPEFGDDEKCRMEKEAFGFFLIGHPLQPFRQEIRRLGYPTLAQCADLTEKSPVQVPVLVTSMKTINTKKGDRMAFCGIEDLSGSGEAIVFSEPYVTYRELLACEEPLLMTGVVAKRDSMNEESEDGPKKAKILAESFKLLSEVVGSGTEPVVLFVRADGQDPDWAGLGEIVTRYPGQAPVQVDLGRGEYVCRLQFGPDFMVAPCPEFWREFEQWRLIRT